CACTCAAGTGGGGCTGATCACGTTTGTCCCGCATCGTTGCGCCCTGTATCCGCGGAGATTACCGAAGATACGGTGCCGATTTCATCATTTTGCTTACTCATAATGCGACGCTCCAATTCCCCACGATGTTCAGATGGGGGGTGCGAATCCTGCCGATAGAGATATCACTATAGCTCAGCCGCAAGTATCAACAAAATGTTGATTATGAAAATAATTTTCTGTTTACAGTGTTAATAATTTATTTATTACAGATTTTCGCAAATAAAACTCATACAACATAGCAAGCGTAGTAATGAAATTTACTTTGTGCTTGAATTACAATTCTACGATATTTTAAGAAGTGCCGGGAATTCATTGAAAAACATGTAAATAAATCGATATTAGATTTTGGATTGCACATGAAGTTAACACCAAAATTTTACTGAGCTTTACTATCGTCAGAACGGCGAAACCTGGCTCCGGCAAGCGCCTGTTTGTGTTGGCGCTCTCCTGCGTTAAACCTAGTCCTAACACGGCCTATCGCGCGACATTTGCACGACAAATAAGAGACATAGATAGAGGCGTACAACATGGCAGACGGTTTCAATAAGGGCTTCCCGGTATCCTGGGATCAATTACACCGCGACGGACGGGCATTGGCTTGGCGACTGGCGGAACTCGGGCCATTTAAAGGAATCGCCTCGATTACCCGCGGTGGCCTCGTGCCGGCCGCGATCGTGGCGCGGGAATTGGATATTCGCCTAGTAGATACCATCTGCATGGCGTCCTACGAACATCAGGACCAATCGGAAGTTACCGTCATCAAGGGGCTTGAAGGCGACGGCGAGGGCTGGCTGATCGTTGACGATCTGGTCGACACCGGAAAAACCGCGCGCGTCGTGCGCCAAATGCTGCCCAAGGCCCATCTCGCCTGCCTGTATGCCAAACCGTTGGGCAAGCCGTTGGTCGACAGCTATATCACCGAGGTT
This sequence is a window from Pseudomonadota bacterium. Protein-coding genes within it:
- the gpt gene encoding xanthine phosphoribosyltransferase is translated as MADGFNKGFPVSWDQLHRDGRALAWRLAELGPFKGIASITRGGLVPAAIVARELDIRLVDTICMASYEHQDQSEVTVIKGLEGDGEGWLIVDDLVDTGKTARVVRQMLPKAHLACLYAKPLGKPLVDSYITEVSQDTWIFFPWDMDLQFVPPIAGEAGSTKIRNHN